In a single window of the Raphanus sativus cultivar WK10039 chromosome 9, ASM80110v3, whole genome shotgun sequence genome:
- the LOC108837000 gene encoding transcription factor bHLH114, protein MTGEFEMAGTWWSSPINTATSVFSGYSLPRHTESSLDITDFEWQNFDNKTNDHNDDFMNMHNSFFEGLFDPNEQLLSDSWPKTTISTAKSELLESFPFLDNMFLINSEAHDHIKDHKSKEQITQDCMNLTPKRSERTEELKETSDEYSPRLLKRSRIDTLSPLPSFKVRKEKLGDRITALQQLVSPFGKTDTASVLNEAVEYIKFLQEQVTVLVNPDHNTRQSVQRQQCSDKEEEECNSRRHEDLASRGLCLMPISASYPVAAAAASAAEMNTYDFSNLTFAMNS, encoded by the exons ATGACGGGAGAGTTTGAGATGGCCGGAACTTGGTGGAGTTCGCCAATAAACACCGCCACCTCCGTATTCTCTGGCTACTCGCTGCCACGTCACACTGAGAGTAGCCTCGATATCACAGATTTCGAGTGGCAAAACTTCGATAACAAAACCAACGATCACAATGATGATTTTATGAACAT GCATAACAGTTTCTTCGAAGGATTATTCGATCCGAATGAGCAATTACTGTCAGATTCTTGGCCAAAAACTACAATTTCTACCGCGAAATCTGAGCTACTCGAAAGCTTCCCGTTCTTAGATAACATGTTCTTGATCAATTCAGAAGCTCATGATCATATCAAAGACCATAAGTCTAAGGAACAAATCACACAAGACTGCATGAATCTTACTCCAAAG AGGAGTGAAAGGACTGAAGAATTAAAAGAGACAAGCGATGAATATTCACCACGATTGTTAAAAAGGTCAAGAATCGATACATTATCTCCATTGCCAAGCTTCAAAGTTCGTAAAGAAAAACTAGGTGACCGAATCACTGCGCTTCAGCAACTGGTTTCACCATTTGGCAAg aCAGATACGGCTTCTGTTCTTAACGAAGCTGTAGAGTATATCAAGTTTCTTCAAGAACAAGTCACT GTATTGGTTAATCCAGACCATAACACCAGACAATCTGTTCAACGACAGCAG TGTtcagacaaagaagaagaagaatgtaaTTCAAGAAGACATGAAGACCTAGCGAGCCGTGGGCTATGTCTGATGCCGATCTCAGCATCATATCCAGTGGCTGCAGCCGCGGCTTCTGCTGCCGAGATGAACACATATGACTTCTCGAATCTTACATTCGCGATGAACTCATAA
- the LOC108823423 gene encoding oxygen-evolving enhancer protein 3-2, chloroplastic, translated as MAQAVTSMAGLRGASQAVLEGSFQNNGSNRLNISRATVRSQRTGLVIRAQQNESLPESSRRSVIGLVAAGLVGGSFVKSAFATEALAIKVGPPPPPSGGLPGTDNSDQARDFSLKLKDRFYLQPLSPTEAAARAKESAKEIINVKSLIDKKAWPYVQNDLRLRASYLRYDLNTVISAKPKEEKQSLKELTGKLFQTIDNLDYAARSKSSPDAEKYYSETVSSLNNVLAKIG; from the exons ATGGCTCAAGCAGTGACTTCGATGGCTGGTTTACGTGGTGCATCTCAGGCTGTTCTTGAAGGAAGTTTCCAGAACAATGGCTCAAACCGTTTGAACATCTCCAGAGCCACGGTCCGGTCTCAGAGAACCGGGCTTGTGATCAGGGCTCAGCAGAACGAGTCATTACCGGAAAGCAGTCGCCGGTCTGTGATTGGGCTCGTTGCGGCTGGTTTAGTCGGTGGTTCGTTTGTTAAGTCTGCCTTCGCCACCGAAGCTCTTGCTATCAAAGTTggtcctcctccacctccttcCGGTGGTCTAC CTGGAACCGATAACTCAGACCAAGCAAGAGACTTTTCACTGAAACTGAAAGACAGGTTTTACTTACAGCCATTGTCACCAACAGAAGCTGCAGCTAGGGCCAAAGAGTCTGCTAAAGAGATCATTAACGTTAAGTCTTTGATCGACAAAAAAGCGTGGCCTTACGTTCAGAATGATCTCCGTTTAAGAGCATCGTACCTCCGTTACGATCTTAACACCGTTATCTCCGCTAAGCCTAAGGAAGAGAAACAGAGCCTCAAAGAACTCACCGGCAAACTCTTCCAAACCATCGACAAC CTGGACTATGCGGCGAGGTCAAAGAGCAGCCCGGATGCTGAGAAGTATTACTCAGAGACTGTCTCGAGTTTGAACAATGTTCTTGCCAAGATTGGTTAA
- the LOC108828656 gene encoding kinesin-like protein KIN-14D: MMPIRNQNRAPRSPNARREPLSSIPIDRRRKLETTQGTARRQVASTVNRQDVTANSDVGSVEECSKLEFTKDEVLALLNERAKAGKFDTKGKIEQMTDIIRRLKVCVKWFQQVDEAHVQEKDGLRSSLESAEKRFSDKELDAKTKEEELQATIAEMKEKLASLQEKFSKEELSKLDAIENHRREKECRVAAEKLGDSLRGELDKAKEEIMAGKHKEMTLKDINTRLQEYNTSLQQYNSKLQTDLEAVRDAQTRAEKEKSSILENLTTLRGHSKSLQDQLASSRVTQDEAVKQKESLLTEVKNLRSELQQVRDDRDRQVAQTQKLADEILKYKESVGKSSHELDILIAKSGSLEETCSLQKERIKMLEQELAFAKEKLKMVDASMSLTMTEFEDQKRRMHELQDRLADTERQLLEGEVLRKKLHNTILELKGNIRVFCRVRPLLPDDGGRQEASVIAYPTASESLGRGIDVVQSGNKHPFTFDKVFDHGASQEEVFFEISQLVQSALDGYKVCIFAYGQTGSGKTYTMMGRPEAPEQKGLIPRSLEQIFKTSQSLSAQGWKYKMQVSMLEIYNESIRDLLTTNRTIAIESVRGDSNTTGRQYAITHDVNGNTHVSDLTIIDVCSIGQISSLLQQAGQSRSVGKTHMNEQSSRSHFVFTLRISGVNESTEQQVQGVLNLIDLAGSERLSKSGATGERLKETQAINKSLSALSDVIFALAKKEDHVPFRNSKLTYLLQPCLGGDSKTLMFVNISPDPTSTGESLCSLRFAARVNACEIGIPRRQTSSKLIDNRLSYG, from the exons ATGATGCCGATCCGTAATCAGAATCGCGCTCCTCGCAGCCCAAACGCC AGAAGGGAACCTCTCTCAAGTATACCTATAGATAGACGAAGGAAATTGGAGACGACGCAAGGTACTGCAAGAAGACAGGTTGCTTCCACAGTGAACAGACAAGACGTTACGGCCAACAGTGATGTGGGAAGCGTGGAGGAGTGTAGTAAACTCGAGTTTACTAAAGATGAAGTCTTGGCTTTGCTTAACGAGAGAGCTAAAGCTGGCAAGTTTGATACTAAG GGTAAGATTGAGCAGATGACTGATATTATCAGAAGACTTAAGGTTTGTGTTAAATGGTTCCAACAAGTGGACGAAGCCCATGTCCAGGAGAAGGATGGTCTACGTTCTTCTCTGGAATCTGCAGAGAAAAGATTCAGTGATAAAG AGTTGGATGCAAAGACCAAAGAAGAAGAGCTGCAAGCAACTATAGCAGAGATGAAAGAGAAGCTAGCGTCACTACAGGAGAAGTTCTCAAAGGAGGAGTTGAGTAAGCTG GATGCAATTGAAAATCACAGAAGAGAAAAGGAATGCAGAGTTGCAGCTGAAAAGCTTGGAGATTCTCTCAGAGGAGAGCTTGACAAAGCGAAAGAAGAGATAATGGCTGGCAAGCATAAG GAGATGACCCTGAAAGATATTAACACAAGACTGCAAGAGTACAACACAAGTTTGCAACAATATAACTCCAAACTCCAGACTGATCTTGAAGCAGTTCGAGACGCACAGACTCGTGCTGAAAAAGAAAAGTCGAGCATACTGGAGAACCTTACTACACTAAGGGGTCACAGTAAATCACTACAAGATCAACTAGCATCGAGCCGA GTTACTCAAGATGAAGCAGTTAAACAAAAGGAGTCATTGCTGACTGAAGTCAAGAACCTTCGGAGTGAGCTTCAACAAGTCCGAGATGATCGTGATCGCCAGGTTGCACAGACACAGAAGCTGGCTGATGAGATACTCAAGTATAAAGAGAGTGTTGGAAAGTCATCTCATGAGCTGGACATTTTGATTGCAAAATCAGGATCATTGGAG GAAACATGTTCCTTGCAAAAAGAGCGTATAAAAATGTTGGAGCAGGAATTAGCTTTTGCTAAAGAAAAGCTGAAG ATGGTAGATGCATCTATGTCTCTTACTATGACGGAGTTTGAGGATCAAAAACGACGTATGCATGAGCTGCAAGACCGCCTTGCAGACACAGAGCGCCAACTTCTTGAAGGAGAGGTGTTACGGAAGAAGCTTCACAACACCATTctt GAACTGAAAGGAAACATACGAGTGTTCTGCCGAGTGCGCCCCTTGCTACCCGATGATGGAGGACGCCAAGAGGCCAGCGTCATTGCTTACCCTACAGCATCTGAATCTCTTGGGAGAGGCATTGATGTGGTTCAAAGTG GTAACAAACATCCTTTCACATTCGACAAGGTCTTCGACCATGGAGCTTCCCAGGAGGAAGTATTCTTTGAAATATCTCAACTTGTACAAAGCGCATTGGATGGTTACAAG GTTTGTATTTTTGCATACGGCCAAACAGGTTCTGGCAAAACATATACCATGATGGGCAGGCCTGAAGCGCCGGAGCAGAAAGGACTGATCCCTCGATCACTTGAGCAAATATTCAAAACGAGTCAGTCTCTTAGTGCACAAGGCTGGAAATACAAGATGCAG GTCTCAATGTTAGAGATCTACAATGAGTCCATCAGGGACTTGCTTACTACAAACCGAACAATTGCAATAGAATCTGTGCGAGGAGACAGTAACACCACTGGAAGACAATATGCAATCACGCATGATGTTAACGGCAACACTCATGTGAGTGACCTGACTataatagatgtatgcagcaTTGGACAAATTTCCTCACTCTTGCAGCAAGCTGGTCAGAGCAG GTCTGTTGGAAAGACCCATATGAATGAGCAGTCCTCGAGGAGTCATTTCGTGTTTACTCTTAGGATTTCTGGTGTGAATGAG AGCACTGAACAGCAGGTACAAGGTGTTCTTAACCTAATTGATCTTGCTGGAAGTGAGCGACTCTCAAAGAGTGGGGCAACAGGAGAGCGATTAAAGGAAACACAG GCAATAAACAAAAGCTTGTCTGCTTTGAGTGATGTTATATTTGCACTGGCAAAGAAAGAGGATCATGTTCCTTTCAGAAACTCCAAGTTGACATACCTGCTACAG CCATGTTTAGGAGGTGACTCAAAGACGTTAATGTTTGTTAACATATCACCGGATCCAACTTCTACTGGAGAGTCCCTCTGTTCTCTTCGTTTTGCTGCTAGAGTCAACGCATGTGAGATTGGGATACCGCGAAGACAAACTTCCTCAAAACTTATTGACAATCGCCTAAGTTACGGTTAA
- the LOC108826742 gene encoding uncharacterized protein LOC108826742 translates to MWRIQSIPKRCYCGGRMIGEVQRKEEHDTLPGKRFFTCINYEADGLHYRQPWVIGVQEEIERLTSRLEEAEKVIKEVPILNEQIVSLEEQVKSLFGLLDVLTVKVHDLEMICLD, encoded by the exons ATGTGGCGGATTCAGAGTATTCCAAAAAGGTGTTACTGCGGTGGGAGAATGATTGGTGAGGTTCAGAGGAAGGAGGAGCACGACACTCTTCCTGGGAAGCGGTTCTTCACCTGCATAAACTACGAG GCTGATGGGCTCCACTACCGTCAGCCTTGGGTGATTGGTGTACAGGAGGAGATCGAAAGGCTGACTAGCCGGCTGGAGGAGGCTGAGAAGGTTATCAAGGAGGTGCCCATCCTCAATGAACAGATCGTGTCTCTAGAG GAACAGGTTAAAAGCCTCTTTGGTCTGCTCGATGTTCTCACTGTGAAGGTGCATGACCTGGAGATGATCTGCTTGGATTGA
- the LOC108827183 gene encoding uncharacterized protein LOC108827183 yields MQKRKTTTAAGRPSGTDGSDFSYRMVVDSRYAKVTKGRSRLRLLILVQATIYVIGLSCAFMTSSTKNEERNTLGIASAAVGLLFSFIADFACKRSRVNLLRLYTAASTLVMLLSVFSAVRSRLTMEERNSSGTTAKLELLGFISAQLGAVLQILAIIVTGQLVNNVSPPTKTE; encoded by the exons ATGCAGAAGAGGAAAACGACGACGGCGGCGGGGAGGCCAAGTGGTACCGATGGATCTGATTTCTCGTACCGGATGGTCGTTGACTCTC GTTACGCGAAGGTCACTAAAGGGAGATCTCGTCTCCGTCTCTTGATCCTTGTTCAG GCAACGATATATGTAATTGGACTGTCGTGCGCATTCATGACAAGTAGTACTAAAAATGAGGAGAGGAACACACTTGGAATTGCATCTGCTGCTGTTGGCTTACTCTTTTCATTCATTGCTGATTTTG CTTGCAAACGAAGCAGAGTAAACCTTTTGAGGCTCTACACGGCTGCCTCCACCCTTGTCATGCTTCTTTCTGTGTTTTCTGCTGTTAGGAGCAGATTAACAATGGAG GAACGGAATAGCTCTGGAACAACCGCCAAGCTTGAGCTTTTAGGCTTCATTTCTGCTCAATTAG GAGCGGTGCTGCAGATATTAGCTATCATCGTTACGGGTCAACTGGTCAATAATGTGTCTCCACCTACTAAGACAGAATAG